AATAGCATTGATTCGATTTTTGATGGTTCCCAAGACTCTGTTCTAAAGGATCAAATCAAGGGAAATTGATCTCAAGGAAGAACATTGTCTGGGAACATGCTCATGCTAAACAAGAAGTCTTTCGATTTTTATGTTCCCAGGGCGAAAGACCATCAAAttcttttcaaacaattttgCATTGGTATGGAGTAAGCAATAGGAGTTGTTGACGAAAAGTTAATATGGTTAGAAAAGGACCTTACTACCATACATAGGAAGCGACTCCGAGAATCATACATCATGGGATGATATCAATGAAGAAGTTGCGACTGGACCTATGCTGCAGAGCAAATCCAACACATCCATGCAAAATACATTTAGTTGAAGGCAAAAATATTGCGGTGCGTGTGTGGGTGGCGGGTTTGGTGAGGTAGAAAATACTATTAAGCTCTCCTGAAAAATCAGCTTTACTTCGGTTACAATGTTCTCATGTCTCACTTTGGCATTTTTGAAGGTTAGAATTCACtccataattttaatttcttttatttaatttttttattggatagGCAACTTAATAACAAACTAATGCCAGCATCCCAGCTGGTAAAGCAGCAGCAGCATTGTTTTGGTTACATTTGATATCACAGAAGTCAGAGGACAGAATAGAGCATACCTCATTCACATCAAGAGCCATGTTTTTCGATGTGTCCAAATCTCTTGCTATCACATCCAAACCTTAATCCTGCAgaatattaaatcaaatcattgtCAGAATTTTTAGGTCAGTCACAACCCATGCATTATGAACATTCAGAGATGACAGAGAATATTGAACATTACTACTTCTTCCACACCACTAAACCTATACATGCATCAAAATTGAGGTACtgttaaaaaatgttaagtTCTATATACAGCTTGAGTACAAACCTTTATCACTACTGTACCTAAAGATTTTCGCCCACATGCAGTTTACCAAATAAAAGCCAATTTTTTCAGTCAATAATTCAATTGCAATGTGTTAAACGATAAGAACCGATACAACACAATAGTAAAGCCCTAAACTTTTGACactgaataaaataaattaattttactaattaaaaagAAGCATTCTCTTGTTGAAATGCCACTTGGATTTACTTATATTGGCAATCAGCATAAATCAAAAGGCCATTTAAAATGACTTTTATCTCTAAGCTTATGCAGGAAGGGGAACCTTTTTTGTCTCTTCCCTGTAGGAAACTTCACATGGtagaataaacaaattaaaaaccaCCCCCAAACATAAACTTCTGTCAATGGTTTCTGTTGTCCTTAAGGCATTTCTAGTTCTGAAAATAGTTCTCAATACCCACTTAACTTGAACAGAGAAGTGCTTTTCATTTCAATTAATTGAGCAGCTAGTCAGCTTATTAAAGGCTAGCTAATATAAAAGAAAGCATGAAAGGAAACACAGTGGCAGCAAAAGCTTCCCCACACAATATGTTCTAACATCTTGAAGATAAAATGACATATGCACAAAAAACAAGATCAAAAGAAAGAACACACTTGCCTGTTTCATTTTCTGCATTTCATTTCCCTGCCTAAATCGGATAGACTCTTCAGTTTGCTGACAGTAATTACTGCCAAATATCTTATCTGTTATAATTTGAGAACACAATTGCACAGTCACCAAATCTTTTTTCTATAAGAACTTTGAGTGACTATGCATGGATTGGTACGACTTGTGATTGATCACCTGAAGTTGAGCCAATTTTAATTCCTCCATGCGATGCTGAAGTTGCCCACCCGCCAGTTTGTTTAGCCCCCCTTGCAATCCCATCTGAAATTGCTTCAATCCTCTCTTTTAGCatagatattaaattattttgagcCGCAAACTCTtcttttgaaagcaaattgACCTACAAATGATGGTCAACATCAGCAAAATCATTACCAATGAATAGAAGTCAGCTAAAATTAGTAtgcatatcacatgcatcagtaagcaaaaagtgaaaaacaaaagattGCGATAAGAATCTTCCAATTGCAAGAATTTCTGTAGATACTTCGGAATAGACTTACTATaactagtaattttttttaataaaaaaaagtctacTAAAAATGGACATGATACACAGAAGATTCTATAAACTAGACATAAAAGCTCAATGAACCTTATAGTCCTATGCTGAGGAAATGGTTTAAAGGAAAACTCACTCTATTGTTTTGAGAAAACGAAAAGGTTGGCCCATCTAAGCATTTGATTCAGCCCATTGCAGTGAATCTTTGCTTCCCAAATTCCTAAGCATAAAGTTCTATGGCATGTTTGATTAACTGACGGAAATGGAATATCTCCTTGCAATCTGAATATAATCTAGTAAATTATCCATCATCATGAATTGAGTAGTTACATTAAAATAGTGGTCTTGATgacaacaaaatttgaaatcacAAACTCCCATACTTCAATTTTCCATCATGGTCCCATTTAAGATCACGAATTTGTAGCATTAAATGTTGGGCAAACACAAAATTCACCCTTTCAAGAGTAAGTTTCTGCAATTCGGAAACCTCCTCTAGCAAATAGGCCTTAGTTTGTTGAACGTCGGCCTTCATTGCGACATCAAAAGCCCTGTCTTCCTCCGTTGTTGCAGCCTCCAATTTCTGCGGAATTccgaaactaaaaacaaatattagaaaGGAAAATGCAGGGTTTGCTACCGGAGAAAATATAGGCAAACAAcgcaaccaaaaaaaaaaagtgaaagttTTTTAATCATACGTTATTCATTATTTAAACAGCGAGCTTCATGCAACTGAACCCTAATACAAGTATTCCCCTTTAATTGGTTGATTTAGAAGGAAAATGTTCCGGCTGTTTGCGTagaaaatgcatgaaaattaaTCGTGAAtgcttttgatttttcaatcatGCATTAATTAAACAACAACCTCCATCGAACTGAAGCCTAATACAACTATTTCGTGTATTTGGAtgattttccttccttttctttcctttttctcgaCAACCAAACAGAGGGAATTCGATACCtagaaaaaaaacacacacacacacaactgGCCATTCAACACAGAACTCTTCGACATACAAATACGGAGAGAGACCTGGAGAGAGGCTTCGATGCCGGCCTCGACGACGTCGTATTGAGATCCCAGAGCTTCATTGTGGTTGTCGAGATCGTACTTCTCGTATCTTCTGCAGATCGCATCGACGCGCTCGATCAAATCGATCACACTCATCTCTCTCTAAACACTCTCCTCTGGCTTTCTCTCTAAAACTGGACCCTGTTGAAAGGGTGAAGTTTAGGCGCATTGAAGTGTACGTTTGACTTTGCATTCTGATCGTTGTTCGCCGATGAGATCATCATGATCGCATGATAAAATTCCAAGGCGCTGTTTGGGTGAGGAACAATTTGTTGAGGGCAACTATCTTCCCTAACAATTTCAATGTTTTCTTTCCCCCTTTTCCCCTATTTCTTCTTACCAGTTACCACCAAACACGTCCAAGCTGTCATGGATTTTAGAtgtgaaattaaatttatatatatattataaaaaaatatttgaaatgttatatattttca
The sequence above is drawn from the Vitis riparia cultivar Riparia Gloire de Montpellier isolate 1030 chromosome 15, EGFV_Vit.rip_1.0, whole genome shotgun sequence genome and encodes:
- the LOC117931721 gene encoding syntaxin-71-like isoform X2; the encoded protein is MRSAEDTRSTISTTTMKLWDLNTTSSRPASKPLSSFGIPQKLEAATTEEDRAFDVAMKADVQQTKAYLLEEVSELQKLTLERVNLLSKEEFAAQNNLISMLKERIEAISDGIARGAKQTGGWATSASHGGIKIGSTSDKIFGSNYCQQTEESIRFRQGNEMQKMKQD
- the LOC117931721 gene encoding syntaxin-71-like isoform X1; its protein translation is MSVIDLIERVDAICRRYEKYDLDNHNEALGSQYDVVEAGIEASLQKLEAATTEEDRAFDVAMKADVQQTKAYLLEEVSELQKLTLERVNLLSKEEFAAQNNLISMLKERIEAISDGIARGAKQTGGWATSASHGGIKIGSTSDKIFGSNYCQQTEESIRFRQGNEMQKMKQD